The following coding sequences lie in one Danio rerio strain Tuebingen ecotype United States chromosome 3, GRCz12tu, whole genome shotgun sequence genomic window:
- the pde6hb gene encoding retinal cone rhodopsin-sensitive cGMP 3',5'-cyclic phosphodiesterase subunit gamma, with the protein MNSAPPAGSALATPAATTGPTTPKKGPPKFKQRQTRTFKSKAPKPGQKGFGDDIPGMEGLGTDFTVVCPWEAFGDMELSDLAKYGII; encoded by the exons atGAACTCCGCTCCTCCTGCTGGCAGTGCCCTCGCCACGCCTGCCGCCACCACCGGCCCCACCACACCCAAGAAGGGTCCGCCCAAATTCAAGCAGAGGCAGACGAGAACATTCAAGAGCAAAGCCCCCAAACCTGGACAAAaagg GTTTGGTGATGATATTCCAGGTATGGAGGGTCTCGGCACAG acttCACCGTGGTCTGCCCCTGGGAGGCGTTCGGGGACATGGAGCTCAGCGATCTGGCCAAATACGGCATCATCtaa